In Equus asinus isolate D_3611 breed Donkey chromosome 13, EquAss-T2T_v2, whole genome shotgun sequence, one DNA window encodes the following:
- the GNGT2 gene encoding guanine nucleotide-binding protein G(I)/G(S)/G(O) subunit gamma-T2 isoform X1, translating into MISLGLRDLRFQTICFIQRLSADEELGGSNNILSESERSDLKRTLFLGRTRCLQGRMAQDLSEKELLKMEVEQLKKEVKNTRVPISKTGKEIKEYVEAEAGNDPLLKGVPEDKNPFKEKGSCVIS; encoded by the exons ATGATCAGCTTAGGCCTCAGAGATTTGCGCTTCCAGACCATCTGCTTTATCCAAAGACTTTCAGCTGATGAGGAGCTGGGAGGCTCAAACAACATCTTGTCTGAGTCGGAGAGAAGTGACTTGAAGCGCACGCTCTTTCTTGGCAG GACCAGGTGTCTCCAGGGCAGGATGGCCCAGGACCTCAGTGAGAAGGAGCTGTTGAAGATGGAGGTGGAGCAGCTGAAGAAGGAAGTGAAGAACACTAGGGTTCCG ATTTCCAAGACAGGAAAGGAAATCAAGGAATATGTGGAGGCTGAAGCAGGAAATGACCCACTTCTCAAAGGCGTCCCTGAGGACAAGAATCCCTTCAAGGAGAAAGGCTCTTGTGTGATCAGCTGA
- the GNGT2 gene encoding guanine nucleotide-binding protein G(I)/G(S)/G(O) subunit gamma-T2 isoform X2, with protein sequence MAQDLSEKELLKMEVEQLKKEVKNTRVPISKTGKEIKEYVEAEAGNDPLLKGVPEDKNPFKEKGSCVIS encoded by the exons ATGGCCCAGGACCTCAGTGAGAAGGAGCTGTTGAAGATGGAGGTGGAGCAGCTGAAGAAGGAAGTGAAGAACACTAGGGTTCCG ATTTCCAAGACAGGAAAGGAAATCAAGGAATATGTGGAGGCTGAAGCAGGAAATGACCCACTTCTCAAAGGCGTCCCTGAGGACAAGAATCCCTTCAAGGAGAAAGGCTCTTGTGTGATCAGCTGA